Proteins from a genomic interval of Sphingobacterium lactis:
- a CDS encoding cytochrome-c peroxidase — MQKITVLSLLLFLLFACTRDEPLGPEPVDNPELALHIPSDFPPLNPAFDENRPTKFGVQLGERLFHEKKFSGNNTISCASCHQQEKAFADDNAQAVGILGRKGLRNVPSIQNMAFMRFYNWDGHMLSLEKQAIVPIVTHEELNSSILEIIGKLQDDPAYPTLFSKAFGSPAITADRIYRSLAQYEYSLISANSRYDQVMANGGVTFTDMESRGYALFKLKCASCHSTSLFTDQTFRNVGFPRNPNAEEVGRARVTGLDEDWMRFRVPSLRNVAYTAPYGSFGQFKTLRDVLDYFDNGVLPADNLDPILQANGNSIPMTEQEKDDILAFLNTLSDPEFIKGKD; from the coding sequence ATGCAAAAAATAACTGTCCTATCCTTGCTGCTGTTCTTACTGTTTGCTTGCACACGGGATGAACCTTTGGGGCCTGAACCTGTAGATAATCCGGAATTGGCATTGCATATCCCTTCCGATTTTCCACCGTTGAATCCGGCTTTCGACGAGAACAGACCGACGAAATTTGGTGTGCAGCTCGGCGAACGGCTATTCCATGAGAAGAAATTCAGTGGCAACAACACCATTTCCTGCGCAAGCTGCCATCAACAGGAAAAAGCCTTTGCGGATGATAATGCACAGGCCGTAGGGATCCTCGGTCGCAAGGGATTGCGCAATGTGCCTTCCATTCAGAATATGGCCTTCATGCGGTTCTATAACTGGGATGGGCATATGCTCTCGCTGGAAAAACAAGCGATAGTGCCCATTGTCACGCATGAAGAGCTGAATTCATCCATATTGGAAATCATCGGTAAATTGCAGGATGATCCGGCGTATCCGACCTTATTCAGCAAGGCATTTGGCAGTCCGGCTATAACTGCGGATCGGATCTATAGAAGTCTGGCTCAATATGAGTATAGTTTGATTTCCGCGAATAGCCGGTATGATCAGGTAATGGCAAATGGGGGTGTAACTTTTACGGACATGGAATCCAGAGGGTATGCACTTTTTAAATTAAAGTGCGCAAGTTGCCACAGTACATCCCTCTTTACGGATCAAACCTTTCGAAATGTGGGTTTCCCTAGGAACCCGAATGCGGAAGAGGTCGGTAGGGCACGCGTGACGGGTTTGGATGAAGATTGGATGCGGTTTCGGGTGCCATCTCTACGTAATGTAGCCTATACTGCACCATACGGTTCTTTCGGACAATTTAAGACCCTGCGGGATGTCCTGGATTATTTTGATAATGGTGTCCTTCCTGCCGATAACCTCGATCCGATACTTCAGGCGAATGGAAACAGCATTCCCATGACTGAACAGGAGAAAGATGATATTCTGGCATTTTTAAACACCTTGAGTGATCCAGAATTTATAAAGGGTAAAGATTGA
- a CDS encoding copper homeostasis protein CutC, which translates to MVRDKKIANGYLLEICCNSIYSAKQAQRGGASRVELCQNLENGGTTPSYGQIKLTREALDIGVHVLIRPRSGDFLYNKDEFAEMMADVRYCKEAGCDGVVIGILTKEGDVDKERTKILVDLAKPMTVVFHRAFDRCRDPKQALEDIIAIGCDRILTSGQQDTALQGKKLLRELVGQAKGRIEIMPGAGVNSGNIKEILSFTGAHSIHSSAKIVEPSKMEFKNSSVTGMDEDEISSSAQLVGEMVENIKSL; encoded by the coding sequence ATGGTTAGGGACAAGAAAATAGCAAATGGGTATCTATTGGAGATTTGTTGTAATTCGATATATTCTGCAAAACAGGCCCAGCGTGGCGGGGCCAGCAGGGTAGAGCTCTGTCAGAATTTGGAAAATGGCGGTACCACACCTTCCTATGGCCAGATTAAATTGACCAGGGAGGCTTTGGATATTGGAGTCCACGTGCTGATCCGCCCGCGATCTGGAGATTTCCTGTATAACAAGGATGAATTTGCCGAAATGATGGCCGATGTCCGGTATTGTAAGGAAGCTGGTTGTGATGGGGTCGTTATTGGTATTTTAACGAAAGAAGGTGACGTAGATAAGGAAAGAACCAAGATTTTGGTCGATTTGGCAAAACCCATGACCGTCGTGTTCCATCGTGCATTTGATCGCTGTCGCGATCCAAAGCAAGCATTGGAGGATATCATTGCCATTGGTTGCGATAGGATATTGACGTCAGGTCAACAGGATACTGCATTGCAGGGAAAAAAGTTGTTGAGGGAATTGGTTGGGCAGGCAAAGGGTCGCATCGAAATCATGCCGGGGGCTGGTGTGAACAGCGGAAACATCAAAGAGATTTTAAGTTTCACTGGAGCCCATAGCATTCATTCATCGGCAAAAATTGTTGAGCCCTCTAAAATGGAATTCAAAAATTCTTCTGTAACAGGAATGGATGAAGATGAGATCAGTAGCAGTGCGCAATTGGTGGGGGAGATGGTCGAAAACATAAAAAGCCTTTAG
- a CDS encoding tryptophanase: MELPWAEPYKVKMVEEIYQSTREQREKWIEEEGNNLFNLASDRVFIDLLTDSGTGAMSDRQWAEIMMGDESYAGSQSYLKLREVVRNTLGFPYFLPTHQGRAAENVLFSILVKENNVVPGNSHFDTTKGHIEFRKAHAIDCTIDEAFDINNLHPFKGNIDLAKLEEVYKAHPKENIPFCMITVTCNSSGGQPVSMENIKAVKALSDRYGIPVFFDAARFAENAYFIKEREAAYADKTIKEIVKEMFAYGDGFTMSAKKDGLVNIGGLLGMRNEQLYRACGNMGIIYEGFITYGGLAGRDLAALAQGLLESTELPYLKARIDQVEYLGNKLIEYGIPIQKPIGGHAVFVDALNFLTEVPREEYPAQTLAIELYKESGVRGVEIGTLLADRDPETRQDRFPKLELLRLAIPRRTYSYKHLDYVAAALKNIFDRRKDIKSGLEIVWESEILRHFTILLKKK, from the coding sequence ATGGAGTTACCATGGGCAGAACCCTATAAAGTAAAAATGGTAGAGGAGATCTACCAATCCACGCGTGAACAGCGGGAGAAATGGATCGAGGAAGAAGGCAACAATTTATTCAATTTAGCGAGTGACCGGGTTTTCATTGACCTATTGACGGACAGCGGTACTGGTGCGATGTCGGACCGGCAATGGGCGGAAATCATGATGGGCGACGAGAGCTACGCAGGATCGCAATCCTATCTGAAATTGCGGGAAGTTGTTCGGAATACCCTCGGATTTCCCTACTTCCTACCTACCCACCAAGGGCGGGCTGCAGAAAATGTACTCTTCAGTATTCTCGTGAAAGAAAACAATGTCGTGCCGGGTAATTCCCATTTCGATACGACAAAAGGACATATCGAATTCCGAAAAGCACACGCCATTGACTGCACCATCGATGAAGCGTTTGACATCAACAATTTACACCCCTTTAAGGGAAATATCGATCTTGCCAAGCTGGAGGAGGTCTACAAGGCCCACCCGAAAGAGAACATCCCTTTCTGCATGATCACGGTTACCTGTAATTCATCTGGCGGCCAGCCCGTTTCCATGGAGAATATAAAAGCGGTAAAAGCGCTTTCCGATCGGTACGGCATTCCGGTTTTCTTTGATGCGGCGCGCTTTGCTGAAAATGCCTATTTCATTAAGGAACGGGAAGCTGCCTATGCTGACAAGACGATCAAGGAAATCGTGAAGGAAATGTTCGCCTATGGTGATGGGTTCACCATGTCCGCCAAGAAAGATGGTTTGGTAAACATTGGTGGTCTATTGGGGATGCGCAATGAACAGTTGTACCGTGCCTGTGGGAATATGGGCATTATTTACGAAGGATTCATTACCTATGGTGGGCTCGCAGGGCGGGACCTTGCTGCTTTGGCACAGGGGCTTTTGGAGTCCACGGAACTTCCTTACCTGAAAGCCAGGATCGATCAGGTGGAATACCTGGGCAATAAACTCATTGAATATGGCATTCCCATCCAGAAACCGATCGGTGGACATGCTGTTTTTGTGGATGCCCTAAATTTCTTGACGGAGGTTCCGCGTGAGGAATATCCTGCGCAAACACTGGCCATTGAACTCTATAAGGAATCCGGTGTCCGCGGAGTAGAAATTGGCACCCTGCTGGCCGATCGGGATCCCGAAACCAGACAGGACCGCTTCCCCAAATTGGAGCTTCTTCGGTTGGCCATTCCGAGGAGAACGTATTCCTACAAACATTTGGATTATGTAGCCGCCGCATTGAAAAACATTTTCGACCGAAGAAAGGATATCAAGTCTGGATTGGAAATCGTTTGGGAATCCGAAATTCTCAGACACTTCACGATCCTATTAAAGAAAAAATAA
- a CDS encoding winged helix-turn-helix transcriptional regulator, which translates to MEKNNIQIRQSDEHCPVRKSLAILGGKWTLLILFQINKRIIRYGDLKRSIPGISEKMLIQELNHLVEAGFVAKKAYPEIPPRVEYSLTEKGMNALPIVDSLAAFGLENLS; encoded by the coding sequence ATGGAAAAAAATAATATACAGATTCGTCAATCCGATGAACACTGTCCAGTTCGTAAATCTTTGGCGATATTGGGCGGTAAATGGACTTTATTGATCCTATTCCAGATCAATAAGCGGATTATTCGCTATGGAGATTTGAAACGTAGCATTCCCGGAATTAGTGAGAAGATGCTGATCCAGGAATTGAATCACCTAGTAGAGGCGGGGTTTGTAGCGAAGAAGGCCTACCCGGAAATTCCACCACGTGTGGAATACAGTTTAACGGAAAAGGGAATGAATGCCTTGCCTATCGTGGATAGTTTGGCAGCCTTTGGGTTGGAGAATTTAAGCTAG
- a CDS encoding porin family protein — protein MKKLLLSFGAAFLLAAGAQAQTSYGLKAGVNLGKFSNVTDAEKDYQTNNVSFYVTGFADLPVAPQFSIQPGVSLQGKGNKFNYDGDGLDGSVTTNVMSIEIPVNAVYYIPAGSGNVFLGAGPYVGFNVSGKTKGKGTLGNNTGEFENDLKFSGDNKNMNLIDAGANFMAGYKFNNGLLLNAGYGLGLTNLNPNDNGDKSSTRTLSFGLGFQF, from the coding sequence ATGAAAAAATTATTACTTTCTTTCGGCGCTGCATTTTTATTAGCAGCAGGTGCACAAGCACAAACTAGCTACGGTTTAAAAGCTGGTGTAAACTTGGGTAAATTTTCCAATGTTACTGACGCAGAAAAAGATTACCAAACTAACAACGTATCTTTCTACGTAACAGGTTTCGCTGACTTACCGGTAGCACCACAATTTTCCATCCAACCTGGAGTTTCCCTTCAAGGTAAAGGAAATAAATTCAACTACGATGGTGATGGTTTGGACGGTAGTGTAACAACAAACGTAATGTCCATTGAAATTCCAGTAAATGCGGTTTACTATATTCCTGCTGGTTCAGGTAATGTATTCTTGGGTGCTGGTCCATACGTAGGATTCAATGTTTCCGGTAAAACTAAAGGTAAAGGAACATTGGGTAACAATACGGGTGAATTCGAAAATGATTTGAAATTCTCTGGTGATAACAAAAACATGAACCTAATTGATGCTGGTGCTAACTTTATGGCTGGTTACAAGTTCAACAACGGTTTATTATTGAACGCTGGTTACGGATTAGGTTTGACTAACTTGAACCCTAACGATAACGGTGACAAGTCATCCACTCGTACCCTATCTTTTGGTCTAGGTTTCCAATTCTAA
- a CDS encoding ankyrin repeat domain-containing protein, with the protein MREKLINTELIVQSLKLGKYDSVKEIIARSGVNCLDKHGRSILMYACQYPAVEIAYWAIQSGAKVNHQDTKGNSALHYAVSSQRLDIINLLLLSGVKVDLLDAHGNSALWRGMMDHVDSRIIKLLLDHDADPDLKNHYGISSRDLLSEENKNWPILMPLFEDALAKTEH; encoded by the coding sequence TTGCGAGAAAAACTGATAAATACGGAGCTGATTGTACAATCGCTGAAGCTCGGGAAATACGACTCGGTCAAGGAAATCATTGCCAGAAGTGGCGTCAATTGTTTGGATAAGCATGGGCGGTCGATATTGATGTATGCGTGCCAGTACCCAGCGGTGGAAATTGCCTATTGGGCCATTCAGAGCGGCGCAAAAGTCAACCACCAGGATACCAAAGGGAATTCTGCCCTACATTATGCCGTATCTTCCCAACGGCTGGATATCATCAATCTTTTATTGTTGTCGGGTGTGAAAGTAGATCTCCTGGATGCGCATGGCAATAGTGCCTTGTGGCGCGGAATGATGGATCATGTGGATTCTAGGATTATCAAGTTACTGTTGGATCACGATGCAGATCCCGATCTGAAGAACCACTACGGTATCTCCTCCCGCGATCTGTTGTCGGAAGAAAACAAAAATTGGCCCATATTGATGCCGCTATTCGAGGATGCTTTGGCCAAAACGGAGCACTAG
- a CDS encoding nuclear transport factor 2 family protein: MMKAKEVVLAYAEALGKGDVATAFSHFSPNVVWYQPGNNRFSGAKQGSDAIGKMIGGMMDISQGTFALSPTGDLMVNGDLVAMPLRFTGKIADRNLDMQGIDLFKVEEGKITAVWLFSENQTEEDNFWGS, translated from the coding sequence ATGATGAAAGCAAAAGAAGTCGTGTTAGCCTATGCAGAAGCATTAGGAAAAGGTGATGTTGCAACAGCCTTCTCCCATTTTAGCCCCAACGTTGTCTGGTATCAACCCGGCAACAACAGATTCTCTGGTGCAAAACAAGGCAGTGATGCGATCGGAAAAATGATTGGTGGTATGATGGACATTTCCCAAGGTACATTTGCCCTATCGCCAACGGGAGACTTGATGGTCAATGGTGATCTGGTCGCTATGCCCCTTCGCTTTACAGGAAAAATAGCCGATCGGAATTTGGATATGCAGGGAATCGATCTGTTCAAGGTTGAGGAAGGAAAAATTACAGCCGTTTGGCTTTTCTCCGAAAACCAAACCGAAGAAGATAATTTCTGGGGATCATAA
- a CDS encoding spore protein encodes MGVTRLKRKDRRNKTVSRVEVQFLKLGRNIEQGSKSKMAKDSQITKNDEILNKLATEAK; translated from the coding sequence ATGGGAGTTACACGTTTAAAAAGAAAAGATAGAAGAAATAAAACTGTTTCACGCGTTGAAGTACAGTTCTTAAAACTTGGCCGCAACATCGAACAAGGTTCTAAAAGCAAAATGGCTAAGGATAGTCAAATCACTAAAAATGATGAGATCTTAAACAAATTAGCTACTGAAGCTAAATAA
- a CDS encoding glycoside hydrolase family 2 TIM barrel-domain containing protein, giving the protein MRKRFFLLGLLISFISTTLYAQTVDGKPAVIPPVPDGRIATAWENPMITSVNREPARATAYSYESIDEALRNDRLSNKRLLSLNGDWSFKFVFKPSNAPQDFHQSEVSGWDKIPVPSNWEMKGYDIPIYRSAVYPFQPIDPPRIPMDYNAVGSYQKTFELPSAWKDMNVVLHLGGVSSAYHLWINEHYVGYAEDSHLPSEFNASPYLKDGKNRISIQVIRWSDASYLEDQDHWRMSGIHREVFLMAEPKVKISDFHWQVKLDEKYEDAIFSLRPKIHNLSGDSIVGFKVKAQLYDSDNNPVLEKEMERDAGEIFDEIYPRLDNVKFGLLEAKVANPKKWSAEVPNLYRLVIALYDNTGKLLEAKTCHVGFRSVEFSKETGALLINGKNTYLYGVNRHDHHPERGKALTRADIEADIKQIKQFNFNAIRTSHYPNDPYLYELCDRYGIMVMDEANLETHGLGGKLMNDPSWLAAHMERVTRMIERDKNHPSIIMWSLGNESGRGPTTAAMAAWIHDFDITRPVHYEPGMGSHQLPGYIDPSDPRYPKSNAHAYRLQNIKDQYYVDMVSRFYPGLFTPKLLLDQDNGDKRPILFVEYSHSMGNSTGNMKEFWDIFRSNPRLIGGFIWDYKDQALVRQDSTYGQVLAYGGDFGEKIHNGAFSLNGIVDPWNRPKAAMYENKRIYQPAEVVQDSNRKLHVKIKNRAVEINLNQYDAFLSIRENGRKLKEAKLPRVSLSPGDSMELDLQPFVQVKPKSGKEYQIGVDFRLAAETEWAPKGFVVSSSQIRWVEQGSIRRSMAKAKEKLQHIEEADRYHITGNEFEVFFDRRNGALASLVFKGQEIVNKPLLPNFIRPATENDRRGWKPHVKLAYWYGKVELTDMQVQQSDSGMHVLSKYRLPGDSAQVQVRYTIMPKGIIHVAYSLLANPRLANIPKVGMQMGIHPDYEQIAYYGLGPLENYPDRAYGFDLGEYHMDLENFMEPYLVPQENGNRMDVRWFQLHKKDQGILIVGDQPLYMSAWPFSQEAMAKTKHWYRLPKEKSITVNIDFKQMGVGGNDSWTDVSQPIEKYQIPAADYEYSFSIIPMGKGQQIDQFLR; this is encoded by the coding sequence GTGAGAAAGCGTTTTTTTCTTTTGGGACTACTCATTAGTTTCATCTCAACTACCTTATATGCGCAGACTGTGGACGGAAAGCCAGCGGTTATTCCGCCAGTTCCAGACGGGAGGATTGCAACTGCCTGGGAAAACCCCATGATTACTTCAGTCAATAGGGAGCCGGCGCGAGCTACTGCATACTCCTATGAAAGTATTGATGAAGCATTACGAAACGATAGACTATCAAATAAACGTCTCTTGTCCTTGAATGGAGATTGGTCCTTTAAGTTTGTGTTTAAGCCAAGTAATGCACCGCAGGATTTTCATCAATCCGAGGTTTCCGGCTGGGATAAAATACCAGTTCCGTCCAATTGGGAAATGAAGGGATATGACATTCCAATCTATCGATCGGCAGTGTATCCATTTCAACCAATCGATCCGCCAAGAATTCCAATGGATTACAATGCCGTGGGATCTTATCAGAAGACATTTGAACTACCTAGTGCATGGAAAGACATGAATGTGGTTCTTCACCTGGGGGGTGTATCTTCTGCCTACCATCTCTGGATCAATGAACATTACGTAGGATATGCCGAGGATAGCCATTTGCCATCTGAATTTAATGCTTCACCATACCTGAAAGATGGGAAGAACAGGATTTCCATTCAGGTTATCCGGTGGAGCGATGCCTCTTATCTGGAGGATCAAGATCATTGGCGTATGAGTGGTATCCATCGCGAAGTATTTCTGATGGCAGAGCCAAAGGTGAAGATTTCTGATTTCCACTGGCAGGTTAAACTGGATGAAAAATATGAGGATGCAATTTTTTCACTCCGACCAAAAATTCATAATCTCTCAGGCGATAGCATCGTTGGGTTTAAGGTGAAGGCTCAGCTGTACGACAGTGATAATAATCCTGTCCTGGAAAAAGAAATGGAACGGGATGCCGGTGAGATATTTGATGAAATTTATCCGAGGTTGGATAATGTGAAATTCGGACTGCTGGAAGCAAAGGTTGCCAATCCGAAAAAGTGGTCGGCAGAAGTTCCCAATTTGTATAGATTGGTGATTGCATTGTATGATAATACAGGGAAACTGCTGGAGGCGAAAACCTGCCATGTCGGCTTTCGATCGGTAGAATTTTCTAAGGAAACGGGAGCATTGCTGATCAATGGAAAAAATACCTATCTATACGGCGTAAACCGACATGATCATCATCCTGAGCGGGGAAAGGCTTTAACAAGAGCAGATATTGAAGCGGATATCAAACAAATCAAACAGTTCAACTTCAATGCGATCCGTACTTCGCATTATCCGAATGATCCATATTTGTATGAACTATGTGACCGCTATGGGATAATGGTGATGGATGAAGCGAACCTGGAGACCCATGGCCTGGGAGGAAAGCTGATGAATGATCCGAGTTGGCTGGCAGCCCATATGGAACGAGTTACAAGGATGATTGAACGCGATAAAAATCATCCATCTATTATCATGTGGTCGTTGGGAAATGAATCGGGCAGGGGGCCAACAACTGCAGCGATGGCAGCTTGGATTCATGACTTTGACATTACCCGCCCTGTTCATTATGAGCCTGGAATGGGAAGCCACCAATTACCCGGCTATATCGATCCTTCTGATCCAAGATATCCGAAATCCAACGCACACGCCTATCGCCTGCAAAATATAAAGGACCAATACTATGTGGATATGGTTTCGCGATTTTACCCAGGGTTATTTACTCCCAAATTGCTGCTCGACCAGGATAATGGTGACAAGCGGCCGATTCTGTTCGTTGAGTATTCACACTCCATGGGAAACTCTACGGGGAACATGAAGGAATTCTGGGATATCTTCCGTTCCAATCCCCGGTTGATCGGTGGATTTATTTGGGACTATAAAGATCAGGCACTGGTTCGGCAGGATTCAACATATGGTCAGGTGCTAGCCTATGGTGGCGATTTCGGTGAAAAGATCCACAATGGGGCTTTTAGCCTGAATGGAATCGTGGATCCATGGAACCGTCCCAAGGCAGCCATGTATGAAAATAAGCGGATCTACCAACCTGCAGAAGTTGTTCAGGATTCGAATCGAAAACTGCATGTGAAGATCAAGAATAGAGCTGTTGAGATAAATCTCAATCAATACGATGCGTTTTTAAGCATACGGGAAAATGGACGTAAGTTGAAGGAGGCGAAACTTCCTCGGGTATCCTTGAGTCCAGGAGATTCCATGGAGCTGGACCTTCAGCCCTTTGTGCAAGTAAAGCCAAAGTCGGGAAAAGAATATCAAATCGGTGTTGATTTCCGTTTGGCGGCGGAAACCGAATGGGCGCCAAAAGGATTTGTGGTGTCCTCCTCTCAGATCCGTTGGGTGGAACAAGGCAGTATACGCCGAAGCATGGCCAAGGCCAAAGAAAAATTACAACATATCGAGGAAGCTGACCGGTATCATATTACAGGGAATGAATTTGAAGTGTTTTTCGACCGAAGAAATGGCGCGCTTGCATCATTGGTTTTCAAGGGACAGGAAATCGTAAATAAACCGCTTCTACCCAATTTCATCCGCCCTGCGACGGAGAATGACCGCCGGGGATGGAAGCCGCATGTGAAGCTAGCTTATTGGTATGGAAAAGTAGAATTGACGGATATGCAGGTTCAACAAAGCGATTCGGGAATGCATGTTCTTTCCAAATACCGCCTTCCGGGTGATTCTGCACAGGTTCAAGTAAGGTATACCATCATGCCCAAAGGCATTATCCATGTTGCCTATAGTTTGTTGGCAAATCCACGTTTGGCGAATATACCCAAAGTAGGTATGCAGATGGGGATCCATCCTGATTACGAACAAATTGCATATTACGGACTTGGGCCATTGGAGAATTACCCCGATAGAGCCTATGGTTTTGATTTAGGTGAATATCACATGGACTTGGAGAATTTTATGGAACCCTATCTTGTACCACAAGAAAATGGAAATAGGATGGACGTGCGGTGGTTTCAGCTCCATAAAAAAGATCAAGGGATCCTGATTGTTGGTGATCAACCTCTTTACATGAGTGCCTGGCCTTTTTCACAGGAAGCTATGGCCAAAACTAAGCATTGGTATAGATTACCGAAGGAGAAATCCATTACGGTTAATATTGATTTTAAGCAGATGGGCGTTGGTGGAAACGATTCTTGGACCGATGTATCACAGCCTATTGAAAAATACCAGATCCCGGCAGCGGATTATGAGTATTCCTTCTCCATCATCCCAATGGGAAAGGGGCAGCAAATTGATCAATTTTTAAGGTAA
- a CDS encoding aceric acid hydrolase translates to MIKIKKIALALFLPTLSILSGNAQEKAITNTGRSPFAVQNAINMGDVKWTKGFWADRTASCYNQMVPHLWEVYTDAEISHAYRNFEIAAGLEKGEHKGPSFHDGDFYKTLEAVVALYAQTKDAKLLQMLNEVIPVIAKAQRADGYIYTKATIDQRNSGTDIEFQDRLSFEAYNIGHLMTAGCIHYRVTGERNLLNIAIKAADYLYGFYKKSNPTLARNAICPSHYMGTIELYRTVKDPKYLELAKHLVDIKGEISDGTDDNQDRVPFRQQNKAMGHAVRASYLYAGVADLCAELQDTTLSNRLYTIWDDVQKHKMYITGGLGSLYDGTSPDGTSYDPTEVQKIHQAFGRDYQLPNLTAHNETCANIGNMLWNWRMATLTGDAKYLDVLELALYNAVLSGISLDGDKFLYTNPLSFASNLPFQQRWSKKRVPYISLSNCCPPNVVRTIAEVNNYAYAIGDHTVFVNLFGGNALDTRQGKDRIAIRQETNYPWEGEVQLNIEAMPDDYALKIRIPGWANSAEIFRNGQPVSFQRDKGYAVLSTGLSRGDKITLRLPMDVNFMESNPLVEESRNQVAVMRGPVVYCLEQADLPDNINLFDLRMSSNTEFKTVKEAVLGQNLVFLQGEAIKENDLTWNSLYRKVSAEKEEKIPIRLIPYFAWGNREFGDMSVWLPRHQ, encoded by the coding sequence ATGATAAAGATCAAAAAGATAGCCTTGGCGCTCTTCCTGCCCACCCTAAGCATACTATCGGGCAATGCGCAAGAGAAGGCCATTACAAACACAGGGAGGAGTCCGTTTGCCGTGCAAAATGCCATCAATATGGGCGACGTGAAATGGACAAAAGGATTCTGGGCAGATCGAACGGCCAGTTGCTATAACCAAATGGTACCTCATCTTTGGGAGGTATATACCGATGCAGAAATCAGCCATGCTTACCGCAATTTTGAGATTGCGGCGGGTTTGGAAAAAGGCGAGCATAAGGGGCCTTCTTTTCATGATGGTGATTTCTACAAGACGCTGGAAGCGGTCGTTGCACTCTATGCACAGACCAAGGACGCGAAGTTGTTACAGATGTTGAATGAGGTCATCCCCGTTATTGCGAAGGCTCAACGTGCGGATGGTTATATTTACACCAAAGCAACCATAGACCAACGGAATTCTGGAACCGATATCGAATTTCAAGATAGGCTCAGTTTCGAAGCATACAATATTGGGCACTTAATGACCGCAGGATGTATTCATTACCGGGTAACGGGAGAACGAAATCTATTGAATATTGCGATTAAGGCTGCAGATTATTTATATGGTTTTTATAAGAAGTCCAATCCTACACTCGCTCGGAATGCAATCTGCCCTTCTCACTACATGGGGACTATTGAGCTCTATAGAACGGTCAAGGATCCAAAATACCTGGAATTGGCAAAGCATCTGGTCGATATCAAAGGAGAGATTTCCGATGGCACAGATGATAATCAAGATCGCGTTCCTTTCCGTCAGCAGAATAAGGCCATGGGTCATGCCGTACGGGCGAGCTACCTGTACGCTGGTGTTGCGGATTTATGTGCAGAATTACAGGATACTACATTAAGCAACCGTTTATATACCATCTGGGACGATGTTCAAAAGCATAAAATGTACATCACAGGAGGACTGGGGTCACTATATGATGGTACCTCTCCCGATGGAACGTCCTACGATCCAACGGAAGTACAAAAGATCCATCAAGCATTTGGAAGGGATTACCAATTACCAAATCTGACAGCGCATAATGAAACTTGTGCAAATATTGGGAATATGCTCTGGAATTGGCGCATGGCCACATTGACGGGTGACGCGAAGTACTTGGATGTACTGGAATTGGCGCTTTATAATGCGGTGCTTTCGGGCATTAGTCTGGATGGGGATAAGTTCTTATATACAAACCCATTGAGTTTTGCATCAAATTTACCCTTCCAGCAACGCTGGTCAAAGAAAAGGGTACCCTATATTTCGCTTTCGAATTGCTGTCCACCCAATGTCGTGCGCACCATTGCAGAGGTAAATAATTATGCTTACGCGATAGGTGATCATACGGTGTTTGTAAACCTCTTTGGGGGGAATGCCCTGGATACCAGGCAAGGTAAAGACCGTATTGCCATTCGGCAGGAAACAAATTATCCTTGGGAAGGCGAAGTACAATTAAATATTGAGGCTATGCCGGATGATTATGCCCTTAAGATCCGTATCCCGGGTTGGGCAAATTCCGCAGAAATTTTTAGGAATGGGCAACCTGTATCCTTCCAAAGAGATAAGGGATATGCGGTGCTTAGTACGGGTTTAAGTCGGGGTGACAAGATTACGCTTCGCTTGCCTATGGACGTCAATTTTATGGAATCTAACCCTTTGGTAGAGGAATCGAGAAATCAAGTGGCAGTCATGCGGGGACCAGTTGTTTATTGTTTGGAACAAGCTGATCTACCCGATAACATCAATCTATTCGATCTTCGAATGTCTTCCAATACGGAATTCAAAACTGTAAAGGAAGCTGTTCTTGGTCAAAATCTGGTGTTCCTGCAAGGGGAGGCTATTAAAGAAAACGATTTGACGTGGAATTCGCTTTACCGAAAAGTTTCGGCAGAAAAGGAGGAGAAAATTCCTATTCGATTGATCCCTTATTTTGCCTGGGGAAATCGGGAGTTTGGAGATATGTCGGTGTGGTTGCCTCGACATCAATAA